In Dermacentor silvarum isolate Dsil-2018 chromosome 2, BIME_Dsil_1.4, whole genome shotgun sequence, the following proteins share a genomic window:
- the LOC119440831 gene encoding uncharacterized protein LOC119440831 isoform X2, protein MKTLLSLFTAYLAITVSKANYGYGNMYNGIGSYGGFGNNGLYSGFSNPGLYGGSNGLGLYNSYNQGLYGGLSGYGNFDFYGGSGYPGLYGGSGGLGNYGMYGGSGYPGLYGGSGGLGNYGMYGGSGYPGLYGGSGGLGNYGMYGGSGYPGLYGGSGGLGNYGMYGGSGYPGLYGGGGYPGVPV, encoded by the exons ATGAAGACTCTG CTGTCTCTCTTCACGGCCTACCTGGCAATCACTGTTTCCAAGGCCAACTATGGCTACGGAAACATGTACAATGGCATCGGCAGCTACGGCGGATTCGGCAACAATGGTTTGTACAGTGGCTTCAGCAACCCAGGCTTGTATGGCGGCTCCAACGGCTTAGGCTTATACAACTCGTACAACCAAGGCTTGTATGGTGGCCTCAGCGGCTACGGAAACTTTGATTTTTATGGTGGATCCGGCTATCCGGGCTTGTACGGTGGATCCGGTGGCCTTG GTAACTACGGCATGTATGGTGGATCCGGCTATCCAGGCTTGTACGGTGGATCCGGTGGCCTGGGTAACTACGGCATGTATGGTGGATCCGGCTATCCAGGCTTGTACGGTGGATCCGGTGGCCTGGGTAACTACGGCATGTATGGTGGATCCGGCTATCCAGGCTTGTACGGCGGATCCGGTGGCCTGGGTAACTACGGCATGTATGGTGGATCCGGCTATCCAGGCTTGTACGGTGGAGGTGGATACCCCGGTGTCCCTGTGTAA
- the LOC119440831 gene encoding uncharacterized protein LOC119440831 isoform X1, whose amino-acid sequence MKTLLSLFTAYLAITVSKANYGYGNMYNGIGSYGGFGNNGLYSGFSNPGLYGGSNGLGLYNSYNQGLYGGLSGYGNFDFYGGSGYPGLYGGSGGLGNYGMYGGSGYPGLYGGSGGLGNYGMYGGSGYPGLYGGSGGLGNYGMYGGSGYPGLYGGSGGLGNYGMYGGSGYPGLYGGSGGLGNYGMYGGSGYPGLYGGSGGLGNYGMYGGSGYPGLYGGSGGLGNYGMYGGSGYPGLYGGGGYPGVPV is encoded by the exons ATGAAGACTCTG CTGTCTCTCTTCACGGCCTACCTGGCAATCACTGTTTCCAAGGCCAACTATGGCTACGGAAACATGTACAATGGCATCGGCAGCTACGGCGGATTCGGCAACAATGGTTTGTACAGTGGCTTCAGCAACCCAGGCTTGTATGGCGGCTCCAACGGCTTAGGCTTATACAACTCGTACAACCAAGGCTTGTATGGTGGCCTCAGCGGCTACGGAAACTTTGATTTTTATGGTGGATCCGGCTATCCGGGCTTGTACGGTGGATCCGGTGGCCTTGGTAACTACGGCATGTATGGTGGATCCGGCTATCCAGGCTTGTACGGCGGATCCGGTGGCCTAGGAAACTACGGCATGTATGGTGGATCCGGCTATCCAGGCTTGTACGGTGGATCCGGTGGCCTAGGAAACTACGGCATGTATGGTGGATCCGGATATCCAGGCTTGTACGGCGGATCCGGTGGCCTAGGTAACTACGGCATGTATGGTGGATCCGGCTATCCAGGCTTGTACGGTGGATCCGGTGGCCTGGGTAACTACGGCATGTATGGTGGATCCGGCTATCCAGGCTTGTACGGTGGATCCGGTGGCCTGGGTAACTACGGCATGTATGGTGGATCCGGCTATCCAGGCTTGTACGGCGGATCCGGTGGCCTGGGTAACTACGGCATGTATGGTGGATCCGGCTATCCAGGCTTGTACGGTGGAGGTGGATACCCCGGTGTCCCTGTGTAA